The Streptomyces sp. NBC_00162 genome window below encodes:
- a CDS encoding acyl-CoA carboxylase subunit beta — protein sequence MTVVDQTPSEPTDARGRVAELHSLREQARRGPSDRATETQHAKGKLTARERIALLLDEGSFKEVEQLRRHRATGFGLEGKKPYTDGVITGWGTVEGRTVFVYAHDFRIFGGALGEAHATKIHKIMDMAIAAGAPLVSLNDGAGARIQEGVSALAGYGGIFQRNTKASGVIPQISVMLGPCAGGAAYSPALTDFVFMVRDTSQMFITGPDVVRAVTGEEITQNGLGGADVHAETSGVAHFAYDDEETCISEVRYLISMLPSNNRENPPVHETSDPADRRSEVLLDLVPADGNRPYDMLKVIEELVDEGDVLEIHERWARNIICALARMDGQVVGIVANQPGHLAGVLDIHASEKAARFVQLCDAFNIPIITLLDVPGFLPGVDQEHGGIIRHGAKLLYAYCNATVPRISLILRKAYGGAYIVMDSQSIGADITYAWPTNEIAVMGAEGAANVIFRKQIADAEDPEAMRVRMVKEYKAELMHPYYAAERGLVDDVIDPAETRETLVAALAMLRNKHADLPSRKHGNPPQ from the coding sequence ATGACCGTTGTGGACCAGACCCCGAGCGAGCCGACGGACGCCCGTGGGCGCGTGGCCGAGCTGCACTCCCTGCGCGAGCAGGCGCGGCGCGGCCCCAGTGATCGCGCGACCGAGACCCAGCACGCCAAGGGCAAGCTGACCGCCCGCGAGCGCATCGCGCTGCTCCTCGACGAAGGTTCCTTCAAGGAGGTCGAGCAGCTCCGCCGCCACCGCGCGACCGGCTTCGGCCTGGAGGGCAAGAAGCCCTACACCGACGGTGTCATCACCGGCTGGGGCACGGTCGAGGGCCGCACGGTCTTCGTCTACGCCCACGACTTCCGCATCTTCGGCGGCGCCCTGGGCGAGGCCCACGCCACGAAGATCCACAAGATCATGGACATGGCCATCGCGGCCGGTGCCCCGCTGGTCTCCCTGAACGACGGCGCCGGCGCCCGCATCCAGGAGGGCGTCTCCGCCCTCGCCGGTTACGGCGGCATCTTCCAGCGCAACACCAAGGCCTCGGGCGTCATCCCGCAGATCTCGGTCATGCTGGGCCCCTGCGCCGGTGGCGCCGCCTACTCCCCGGCCCTCACGGACTTCGTGTTCATGGTCCGGGACACCTCGCAGATGTTCATCACCGGCCCGGACGTGGTCCGCGCGGTGACCGGCGAGGAGATCACCCAGAACGGCCTCGGCGGCGCGGACGTGCACGCCGAGACCTCGGGCGTCGCGCACTTCGCGTACGACGACGAGGAGACCTGCATCTCCGAGGTCCGCTACCTCATCTCGATGCTGCCCTCCAACAACCGCGAGAACCCGCCCGTCCACGAGACGAGCGACCCGGCGGACCGCCGCTCCGAGGTCCTCCTCGACCTGGTGCCCGCCGACGGCAACCGCCCGTACGACATGCTCAAGGTCATCGAGGAGCTCGTCGACGAGGGCGACGTCCTGGAGATCCACGAGCGCTGGGCCCGCAACATCATCTGTGCCCTGGCCCGGATGGACGGCCAGGTGGTCGGCATCGTCGCCAACCAGCCCGGCCACCTCGCCGGCGTCCTGGACATCCACGCCTCGGAGAAGGCCGCGCGCTTCGTCCAGCTGTGCGACGCCTTCAACATCCCGATCATCACCCTGCTGGACGTCCCCGGCTTCCTGCCGGGCGTCGACCAGGAGCACGGCGGCATCATCCGCCACGGCGCCAAGCTGCTGTACGCGTACTGCAACGCCACCGTCCCGCGGATCTCGCTGATCCTGCGCAAGGCCTACGGCGGCGCGTACATCGTCATGGACTCCCAGTCCATCGGCGCCGACATCACCTATGCCTGGCCCACCAACGAGATCGCCGTGATGGGCGCCGAGGGTGCCGCCAACGTCATCTTCCGCAAGCAGATCGCGGACGCCGAGGACCCCGAGGCCATGCGCGTGCGCATGGTCAAGGAGTACAAGGCCGAGCTGATGCACCCGTACTACGCGGCCGAGCGCGGCCTCGTCGACGACGTCATCGACCCCGCCGAGACCCGCGAGACCCTCGTGGCCGCCCTCGCGATGCTCCGCAACAAGCACGCCGACCTGCCGTCCCGCAAGCACGGCAACCCGCCGCAGTAA
- a CDS encoding YceI family protein, whose product MGLFTRRSQDTATVTADLAVDPALAALTGDYVIDASHSSIGFTVRHAMVTNVRGSFDAFEGSLHLDGSDPARSTASIDVTIGSVNTGIGDRDAHLLGSDFFDAELFPLMTFRSTRAAQLGGDAYRITGELTIKDVTRPLSIDLEFAGSATDVYGNERVGFEGSAEILRSDWGLTWNAALEAGGVMVSDKVKLSFDISAIKQA is encoded by the coding sequence ATGGGTCTCTTCACCCGCCGCAGCCAGGACACCGCCACCGTGACCGCCGATCTGGCCGTGGACCCGGCCCTCGCCGCCCTCACCGGCGACTACGTCATCGACGCCTCCCACAGCAGCATCGGCTTCACCGTCCGTCACGCCATGGTCACCAACGTCCGCGGCAGCTTCGACGCCTTCGAGGGCAGCCTGCACCTGGACGGCAGCGACCCGGCCCGCTCCACCGCCTCCATCGACGTGACGATCGGTTCGGTCAACACCGGCATCGGCGACCGCGACGCCCACCTGCTGGGCAGCGACTTCTTCGACGCCGAGCTCTTCCCGCTGATGACCTTCCGCTCCACGCGGGCGGCCCAGCTCGGCGGCGACGCGTACCGCATCACCGGCGAGCTGACGATCAAGGACGTCACGCGGCCGCTCTCCATCGACCTGGAGTTCGCCGGCTCCGCCACCGACGTGTACGGCAACGAGCGCGTCGGCTTCGAGGGCTCCGCCGAGATCCTGCGCTCCGACTGGGGCCTGACCTGGAACGCCGCGCTGGAGGCCGGCGGTGTGATGGTCAGCGACAAGGTGAAGCTGAGCTTCGACATCTCGGCCATCAAGCAGGCCTGA
- a CDS encoding acyl-CoA carboxylase subunit epsilon, which translates to MSTDTLLRVEKGNAEPEELAAITAILLARAAATPETAGIPRSQAGWRRLERTPGFRAPHSWQG; encoded by the coding sequence ATGAGCACCGACACTCTTCTGCGCGTCGAAAAGGGCAACGCCGAGCCCGAGGAGCTGGCCGCGATCACCGCGATCCTGCTCGCCCGCGCCGCCGCCACCCCCGAGACCGCAGGCATCCCGCGCTCCCAGGCCGGCTGGCGCCGCCTGGAGCGCACCCCGGGCTTCCGCGCCCCGCACAGCTGGCAGGGCTGA
- a CDS encoding GTP-binding protein yields the protein MDFASSNGGAAPRSTTSAKIVVAGGFGVGKTTFVGAVSEINPLRTEAVMTSASAGIDDLTHTGDKTTTTVAMDFGRITLDQDLILYLFGTPGQDRFWFMWDDLVRGAIGAIVLVDTRRLADCFPAVDYFENSGLPFVVALNGFEGYQPYTPEEVREALQIGPDAPIITTDARHRADAKSALITLVEHALMARLK from the coding sequence GTGGACTTCGCAAGCTCTAACGGCGGAGCGGCTCCTCGCTCCACCACCTCCGCGAAGATCGTGGTGGCGGGCGGCTTCGGCGTGGGCAAGACCACGTTCGTCGGAGCCGTTTCCGAGATCAACCCGCTGCGCACCGAAGCCGTCATGACCTCCGCCTCGGCGGGCATCGACGACCTCACGCACACCGGTGACAAGACGACGACGACCGTCGCGATGGACTTCGGCCGCATCACCCTGGACCAGGACCTGATCCTGTACCTCTTCGGTACGCCGGGCCAGGACCGCTTCTGGTTCATGTGGGACGACCTCGTCCGCGGCGCCATCGGGGCGATCGTCCTGGTCGACACCCGCCGGCTGGCCGACTGCTTCCCCGCGGTCGACTACTTCGAGAACAGCGGCCTGCCGTTCGTGGTGGCCCTCAATGGCTTCGAGGGGTACCAGCCGTACACTCCGGAGGAAGTCCGCGAGGCCCTGCAGATCGGCCCGGATGCTCCGATCATCACCACCGACGCCCGCCACCGCGCGGACGCCAAGAGCGCGCTCATCACTCTCGTCGAGCACGCCCTCATGGCCCGACTCAAGTAA
- a CDS encoding GTP-binding protein — protein MDFASSNGGAAPARSTTSAKIVVAGGFGVGKTTFVGAVSEINPLRTEAVMTSASAGIDDLTHTGDKTTTTVAMDFGRITLDQDLILYLFGTPGQDRFWFMWDDLVRGAIGAVVLVDTRRLADCFPAVDYFENSGLPFVVALNGFDGNQAYTPEEVREALQIGPDAPIITTDARHRADAKSALITLVEHALMARLR, from the coding sequence GTGGACTTCGCAAGCTCTAACGGCGGAGCGGCTCCCGCCCGCTCCACCACCTCCGCGAAGATCGTGGTGGCGGGCGGTTTCGGCGTGGGCAAGACCACGTTCGTCGGAGCCGTTTCCGAGATCAACCCGCTGCGCACCGAAGCCGTCATGACCTCCGCCTCGGCGGGCATCGACGACCTCACCCACACCGGTGACAAGACGACCACCACGGTCGCCATGGACTTCGGCCGCATCACCCTGGACCAGGACCTGATCCTGTACCTCTTCGGTACGCCCGGCCAGGACCGCTTCTGGTTCATGTGGGACGACCTCGTCCGCGGCGCCATCGGCGCCGTCGTGCTCGTGGACACGCGCCGCCTCGCCGACTGCTTCCCCGCCGTCGACTACTTCGAGAACAGCGGCCTGCCGTTCGTCGTGGCCCTCAACGGCTTCGACGGGAACCAGGCCTACACCCCGGAGGAAGTCCGCGAGGCCCTGCAGATCGGCCCGGACGCCCCGATCATCACCACCGACGCCCGCCACCGCGCGGACGCCAAGAGCGCGCTCATCACCCTGGTCGAGCACGCCCTCATGGCCCGCCTGCGGTAG
- a CDS encoding DUF742 domain-containing protein: protein MTTPGGHPYGGAQQPQGGQHDQNRFNFPSAPSRPMPEHNPYQQQPYGQPQQPQQPYMPPQQPSRAMRQPAPKAHNPLVRPYAMTGGRTRPRYQLAIEALVSTTADPARLQGQLPEHQRICRLCQEIKSVAEISALLSIPLGVARILVADLAEAGLVAIHQPGGDESAGGQPDVTLLERVLSGLRKL, encoded by the coding sequence GTGACAACACCCGGAGGTCATCCTTATGGCGGCGCCCAGCAGCCGCAGGGTGGGCAGCACGACCAGAACCGCTTCAACTTTCCCTCTGCTCCAAGCCGGCCCATGCCGGAGCACAACCCGTACCAGCAGCAGCCGTACGGCCAGCCCCAACAGCCCCAGCAGCCCTACATGCCTCCGCAGCAGCCTTCGCGCGCCATGCGGCAGCCGGCTCCGAAGGCCCACAACCCGCTGGTGCGCCCGTACGCGATGACCGGCGGCCGTACTCGGCCGCGCTACCAGCTCGCCATCGAGGCGCTGGTCAGTACCACGGCCGACCCCGCGCGGCTGCAAGGGCAGTTGCCCGAGCACCAGCGCATCTGCCGTCTGTGCCAGGAGATCAAATCCGTCGCGGAGATCTCGGCACTCCTCTCCATTCCTCTTGGTGTCGCCCGCATCCTCGTCGCCGACCTGGCGGAGGCGGGCCTTGTCGCCATTCACCAGCCCGGCGGCGACGAGTCTGCCGGCGGCCAGCCAGATGTGACACTGCTCGAAAGGGTGCTCAGTGGACTTCGCAAGCTCTAA
- a CDS encoding DUF742 domain-containing protein: MTPPPAYPDAYGDSYSDGDQPLVRPYAMTGGRTRPRYQLAIEALVSTTADPMHLSGLLPEHQRICTLCREVKSVAEVSALLSMPLGVARILVADLAEAGMVAIHQPGNGEAGGTPDVTLLERVLSGLRKL; the protein is encoded by the coding sequence ATGACCCCGCCCCCCGCCTACCCCGATGCGTACGGAGATTCGTACTCGGATGGCGACCAGCCGCTGGTGCGTCCGTACGCGATGACCGGCGGCCGGACCCGGCCCCGCTACCAGCTCGCGATCGAAGCCCTGGTCAGCACCACGGCCGATCCGATGCACCTGTCCGGCCTGCTCCCGGAGCACCAGCGCATCTGCACGCTGTGCCGCGAGGTCAAGTCGGTCGCGGAGGTCTCCGCACTGCTGTCGATGCCGCTCGGTGTCGCCCGGATCCTCGTCGCCGACCTGGCGGAGGCCGGAATGGTGGCCATCCACCAGCCGGGCAATGGAGAGGCCGGCGGCACGCCGGACGTCACGCTGCTCGAAAGGGTGCTCAGTGGACTTCGCAAGCTCTAA
- a CDS encoding nitrate- and nitrite sensing domain-containing protein, whose translation MRRSNTSPADEPARGNFTPPPRAAASPVDMPVEPPVSGGSSSRFSPRNWRVPTRLNAILLVPALVGLVMGGFQVKGSVDTWNEAKDAEKIARVVQAASEYSQALLNERDLTAEPLLSGNPNSEVVTKVRGTTDSAKAKFDTAVLDMPKNQGLERRLDLFRAEEPTLKKVRETAYVAAAETAKKNLPSAPGPIPTEEGYVLVQHYLMQFANELGLGTGNVTSYGRMVYAIQLAKAANSLQRSVGTHLLVRPSTNEEIRKSQLVAFSSYAYLEEIAQGEYVAAGTEEDVNRLKQVMQKKSDEGAAKLAEAKAKAEQAGVRFVPPPQGGANKSVLTGMTEAIASGQDKTKLAAAGTTPMAWQAAATAKFDGYDEIEKELLDNAIKDAVAVSDEARGDAITNGAIVVVSLLAAFILAGLMARQMGRAMRQLRSAAFDIAEQRLPMLVDQLSRTDPGKVDTRVHPIPIDSQDEIGEVARAFDQVHREAVRLAAEQALLRGNVNAIFTNLSMRNQSLIEGQLTLITDLENNEADPDQLENLFRLDHLATRMRRNGENLLILAGENPGRRWDQPVPLVDVLRAASSEVEQYERIELSGVSEAEIHGQAVTDLVHLLAELLENATTFSSPQTKVRVTATRLPDGRVMVEIHDKGIGLTAEDFADINHKLANPPTVDAAISQRMGLFVVGRLADRHSIRVQLRPSGEAAGTTSLIMLPDAITHGGGGEGIPDDDFTVSSMIPQQQQAQLAPPLRTAAELGFDDSRYDQQGGDARDIDPVGRSLGREERRAALEAQVGYPQGEDQQYADHAAQEYPEPQPEHGYQPYQGYEQQPEQGYDGSYEAPQAQQGRQGYEDYPQQGYAYPEAGYEDRQQNTQDYDGGYDSRSQQAEWPEQNTYPAAYQQDYGTESESPAVPEPAPERVGFDRPGAAADTGHQMTGAGLPRRGSQQQWQPARQEAESTGSLFEQRPQRQQQPAEAERAPEETEGTAAWRSRNDERWQQAGKLREPKAGGVTPSGLPRRVPKANLVEGAAETTPQGGPQVSRAPEDVRGRLSNLRRGVQQGRSAGSEQSSNSYDQER comes from the coding sequence GTGAGGCGAAGTAACACGAGCCCTGCGGATGAACCCGCACGCGGCAACTTCACCCCGCCGCCGCGAGCGGCCGCGTCGCCTGTCGACATGCCTGTGGAGCCACCCGTGAGCGGCGGGAGCAGCAGCAGGTTCTCGCCCCGCAACTGGCGCGTGCCGACCCGTCTGAACGCGATCCTGCTCGTACCGGCCCTCGTCGGTCTGGTCATGGGCGGCTTCCAGGTGAAGGGCTCCGTCGACACCTGGAACGAGGCCAAGGACGCCGAGAAGATAGCCAGGGTCGTCCAGGCCGCCTCGGAATACAGCCAGGCCCTGCTCAACGAGCGCGACCTCACGGCCGAGCCGCTGCTGAGCGGCAACCCGAACAGCGAGGTCGTCACCAAGGTCCGCGGCACGACCGACTCGGCCAAGGCGAAGTTCGACACGGCCGTCCTGGACATGCCGAAGAACCAGGGCCTGGAGCGGCGACTGGATCTCTTCCGCGCGGAGGAGCCCACGCTCAAGAAGGTCCGCGAGACCGCGTACGTCGCCGCGGCCGAGACCGCGAAGAAGAACCTCCCCAGCGCGCCGGGCCCGATCCCGACCGAAGAGGGCTACGTACTGGTCCAGCACTACCTCATGCAGTTCGCCAACGAGCTCGGCCTCGGCACCGGCAACGTGACCTCGTACGGCCGCATGGTCTACGCGATCCAGCTGGCCAAGGCGGCGAACTCGCTGCAGCGCTCCGTCGGTACCCACCTGCTGGTCCGTCCGAGCACGAACGAGGAGATCCGCAAGAGCCAGCTCGTCGCCTTCTCCTCGTACGCCTACCTCGAGGAAATCGCCCAGGGCGAGTACGTCGCGGCCGGCACCGAGGAGGACGTGAACCGCCTCAAGCAGGTCATGCAGAAGAAGTCCGACGAGGGAGCCGCCAAGCTCGCCGAGGCCAAGGCCAAGGCCGAGCAGGCCGGCGTCCGCTTCGTGCCCCCGCCCCAGGGTGGCGCCAACAAGTCGGTGCTGACCGGTATGACCGAGGCGATAGCCAGCGGCCAGGACAAGACCAAGCTGGCCGCCGCCGGCACCACGCCCATGGCCTGGCAGGCCGCCGCCACCGCGAAGTTCGACGGCTACGACGAGATCGAGAAGGAACTCCTCGACAACGCCATCAAGGACGCCGTCGCGGTCTCCGACGAGGCCCGCGGCGACGCCATCACCAACGGCGCCATCGTGGTCGTGTCCCTGCTCGCCGCGTTCATCCTGGCCGGTCTCATGGCCCGCCAGATGGGCCGCGCGATGCGCCAGCTGCGCTCCGCGGCCTTCGACATCGCCGAGCAGCGCCTGCCGATGCTCGTCGACCAGCTCTCGCGCACCGACCCGGGCAAGGTGGACACCCGTGTCCATCCGATCCCCATCGACTCCCAGGACGAGATCGGCGAGGTCGCACGCGCCTTCGACCAGGTCCACCGGGAAGCGGTCCGGCTCGCCGCCGAGCAGGCGCTCCTGCGAGGGAACGTCAACGCGATCTTCACCAACCTCTCCATGCGCAACCAGTCGCTGATCGAGGGCCAGCTGACCCTCATCACCGACCTGGAGAACAACGAGGCGGACCCGGACCAGCTGGAGAACCTCTTCCGCCTGGACCACCTGGCCACCCGTATGCGCCGCAACGGCGAGAACCTCCTCATCCTCGCGGGTGAGAACCCGGGCCGCCGCTGGGACCAGCCGGTCCCCCTCGTCGACGTCCTGCGCGCCGCCTCCTCCGAGGTGGAGCAGTACGAGCGCATCGAGCTCTCCGGTGTCTCCGAAGCCGAGATCCACGGCCAGGCCGTGACCGACCTCGTGCACCTGCTCGCCGAGCTGCTGGAGAACGCCACAACGTTCTCCTCCCCGCAGACCAAGGTCCGCGTCACCGCCACGCGTCTGCCCGACGGCCGCGTGATGGTCGAGATCCACGACAAGGGCATCGGCCTGACCGCCGAGGACTTCGCGGACATCAACCACAAGCTGGCCAACCCGCCGACCGTGGACGCCGCGATCTCGCAGCGCATGGGTCTGTTCGTGGTCGGCCGGCTGGCGGACCGCCACAGCATCCGCGTCCAGCTGCGCCCCTCGGGCGAGGCGGCCGGCACCACCTCGCTGATCATGCTCCCCGACGCCATCACCCACGGTGGCGGTGGAGAGGGCATTCCGGACGACGACTTCACGGTCTCCTCGATGATCCCGCAGCAGCAGCAGGCACAGCTGGCGCCGCCGCTGCGCACGGCCGCCGAGCTCGGGTTCGACGACTCCCGCTACGACCAGCAGGGCGGCGACGCCCGCGATATCGACCCGGTCGGGCGGTCCCTCGGACGCGAGGAGCGGCGTGCCGCCCTGGAGGCTCAGGTCGGCTACCCGCAGGGCGAGGACCAGCAGTACGCCGACCACGCTGCCCAGGAGTATCCGGAACCCCAGCCTGAACACGGCTACCAGCCGTACCAGGGCTACGAGCAGCAGCCCGAGCAGGGCTACGACGGCTCGTACGAGGCACCGCAGGCGCAGCAGGGCCGGCAGGGGTACGAGGACTACCCGCAGCAGGGCTACGCCTATCCGGAAGCCGGATACGAGGACCGTCAGCAGAACACCCAGGATTACGACGGTGGCTACGATTCCCGGTCGCAGCAGGCCGAGTGGCCCGAGCAGAACACGTATCCGGCTGCTTACCAGCAGGATTACGGGACCGAATCGGAATCCCCCGCCGTACCCGAACCCGCCCCGGAGCGCGTAGGCTTCGACCGTCCGGGCGCCGCTGCCGACACCGGTCACCAGATGACCGGAGCGGGCCTGCCGCGCCGCGGCAGCCAGCAGCAGTGGCAGCCGGCACGGCAGGAAGCGGAGTCCACCGGATCCCTCTTCGAGCAGCGGCCGCAGCGTCAGCAGCAGCCCGCTGAGGCGGAGCGGGCCCCGGAGGAGACGGAAGGCACGGCGGCTTGGCGCTCGCGCAACGACGAGCGCTGGCAGCAGGCCGGCAAACTCCGTGAGCCGAAGGCGGGCGGGGTCACCCCGTCCGGTCTCCCTCGGCGTGTGCCCAAGGCCAACCTGGTCGAGGGCGCGGCGGAGACGACCCCGCAGGGCGGCCCCCAGGTCTCCCGCGCACCGGAGGACGTCCGCGGCAGGTTGAGCAACCTGCGGCGCGGTGTCCAGCAGGGACGCAGCGCGGGTTCTGAGCAGTCAAGTAACAGCTATGACCAGGAGCGTTAG
- a CDS encoding roadblock/LC7 domain-containing protein, with protein sequence MSQAAQNLNWLITNFVDNTPGVSHTVVVSADGLLLAMSDGFPRDRADQLAAVASGLTSLTAGASRIFEGGAVNQTVVEMDRGFLFLMSVSDGSSLAVLAHPECDIGLVGYEMALLVDRAGSVLTPDLRAELQGSLLN encoded by the coding sequence ATGAGCCAGGCGGCACAGAACCTGAACTGGTTGATCACCAACTTCGTGGACAACACCCCTGGGGTGTCCCACACCGTGGTGGTCTCCGCCGACGGACTCCTTCTGGCGATGTCCGACGGGTTTCCGCGCGACCGCGCCGATCAGCTGGCGGCCGTGGCCTCCGGTCTGACCTCGCTGACCGCCGGAGCCTCCCGCATCTTCGAGGGTGGCGCCGTCAACCAGACCGTGGTCGAGATGGACCGGGGATTCCTCTTCCTCATGTCCGTCTCGGACGGATCCTCGCTCGCGGTGCTCGCGCACCCCGAGTGCGACATCGGCCTCGTCGGCTACGAGATGGCCCTTCTGGTGGATCGCGCGGGCAGTGTCCTCACCCCGGACCTGCGTGCCGAGCTGCAGGGAAGTCTTCTCAACTAG